The following are encoded together in the Timaviella obliquedivisa GSE-PSE-MK23-08B genome:
- a CDS encoding biopolymer transporter ExbD yields the protein MRLPQEPESPSQINIVPMIDVIFAILTFFIMSTLYLSRSEGLPVNLPGATTAQSQPQSQTVVTIDRSGNLALNRQPMDLEVLEAQVRGLAAKGQPPFVVINADQGVAHGRVVAVMDRLRKIAGVRMAIATQRP from the coding sequence ATGCGTCTCCCTCAAGAGCCTGAATCTCCCTCTCAGATCAACATTGTGCCGATGATCGATGTGATCTTCGCCATCTTGACGTTTTTCATCATGTCCACGCTCTATCTTTCTCGTTCTGAGGGCTTGCCTGTTAATTTGCCAGGAGCAACCACTGCTCAAAGCCAGCCCCAAAGCCAAACGGTGGTGACGATCGATCGATCAGGCAATTTAGCGCTTAATCGTCAGCCGATGGACTTGGAAGTACTAGAAGCCCAGGTAAGGGGATTGGCAGCGAAGGGGCAGCCGCCTTTTGTCGTGATTAATGCTGATCAAGGCGTAGCCCACGGACGGGTAGTAGCGGTCATGGATCGGTTACGGAAAATTGCGGGCGTGCGGATGGCGATCGCGACGCAGCGTCCTTAA
- a CDS encoding DUF2993 domain-containing protein translates to MFGGFTGSKSSPNADFGERMLNAAATQSIRHLFSQCESVEVSVRCNPASKILQGSIDSFKMSGRGLVIKRQFEVEEMSFETDAVAIDFGSVLGGQLRLKQPTQAIAQIILSEDSINRAFEADLVQKRLQNLDTESLTNLSGGEPISFRDIELKLLPGNQISISAKTDLPNRSDVPIELMATLAVEKRRRVAFKDPQFNPEAVPEDIRGLSEVLTEAFAEILDNMVDLDRFDLDGVMLRINRLETQGQQLVFSGYAQIEHFPGTG, encoded by the coding sequence ATGTTTGGTGGTTTTACAGGTTCAAAGAGTAGTCCTAATGCCGATTTTGGGGAGCGAATGCTCAATGCTGCTGCTACTCAATCGATTCGACACTTGTTTAGCCAGTGCGAATCGGTGGAGGTTTCTGTGCGGTGTAATCCTGCTAGCAAGATTTTGCAAGGTAGCATTGACAGCTTTAAGATGAGCGGACGAGGCTTGGTGATTAAGCGACAGTTTGAGGTGGAGGAAATGTCGTTTGAAACTGATGCGGTCGCCATTGACTTTGGTTCCGTACTGGGTGGGCAGTTGCGCTTAAAGCAGCCAACTCAGGCGATCGCGCAAATCATCCTTTCTGAAGATTCCATTAATCGAGCCTTTGAGGCAGATTTAGTCCAAAAACGTCTTCAAAATCTAGACACGGAATCATTGACTAATTTGTCTGGGGGTGAACCTATTTCCTTTCGTGATATTGAGTTAAAGCTTCTTCCTGGAAACCAAATCAGTATTTCTGCCAAAACCGACTTACCTAACCGTAGCGATGTCCCGATTGAACTGATGGCGACTCTAGCTGTTGAAAAGCGCCGCCGAGTTGCCTTTAAAGACCCCCAATTTAATCCTGAAGCTGTTCCAGAAGATATCAGAGGTTTGTCGGAAGTGTTAACCGAGGCATTTGCTGAAATTTTGGACAACATGGTAGATCTAGATCGTTTTGATTTAGATGGCGTAATGCTGCGAATTAATCGGCTAGAAACTCAAGGTCAACAGCTAGTTTTTAGCGGATACGCCCAGATTGAACACTTCCCGGGTACAGGTTGA
- a CDS encoding MotA/TolQ/ExbB proton channel family protein — translation MPIGNLFAQGGVVMYPLLGLSILALALVLERVLFWSQIVQRQDKVVRDVLSLYRRSSKAALQKLEQNLNLPIARIFLAALELEQATPEEFRLALESAAQAELPLLKRFNTVFDTVISVSPLLGLLGTILGLMASFGSLQIGNIGGTSSTNVTAGISEALVSTASGLIVAISTLLFANLFRGLYLRQTALIQEYGGQLELIHRRRQGRSVSYPAAQ, via the coding sequence ATGCCAATCGGTAACCTGTTTGCGCAAGGTGGGGTAGTCATGTACCCTTTGCTAGGGCTGTCTATTTTGGCACTGGCGCTAGTTTTAGAACGAGTTTTATTTTGGAGTCAGATTGTTCAGCGCCAAGACAAAGTGGTGAGGGATGTTTTGAGCTTGTATCGTCGTAGCAGCAAGGCAGCATTACAAAAGCTGGAACAGAATTTAAATTTACCGATCGCCCGAATTTTTCTTGCGGCTCTAGAGTTAGAGCAAGCCACTCCAGAAGAATTTCGATTAGCACTAGAAAGCGCTGCCCAAGCCGAATTACCTTTACTGAAGCGTTTCAATACAGTATTTGACACTGTGATTAGCGTTTCACCGCTGCTGGGGTTGCTAGGAACAATTTTAGGACTCATGGCTTCCTTTGGGTCTTTGCAAATTGGCAATATTGGCGGAACTTCTAGCACTAACGTTACAGCGGGGATCAGTGAGGCATTAGTTTCGACTGCATCGGGGCTGATCGTGGCAATTTCCACGCTGCTATTTGCTAACTTGTTTCGAGGGCTATACCTCCGCCAAACAGCGCTGATTCAGGAATATGGAGGACAGCTAGAACTGATCCATCGCCGTCGCCAAGGACGCAGCGTCTCCTATCCCGCAGCCCAATAA
- a CDS encoding high light inducible protein, protein MRSGSILDEQGKMNNFAIEPEMYVDAVARTGFTEYAEKLNGRLAMLGFVTMVALEAVSGHGLVTLLQSL, encoded by the coding sequence ATGAGAAGCGGCAGCATCCTGGACGAACAAGGCAAAATGAACAACTTTGCGATCGAGCCTGAAATGTATGTTGATGCAGTTGCGCGGACTGGATTTACTGAATACGCTGAAAAATTAAATGGTCGTTTGGCAATGCTTGGCTTCGTGACCATGGTGGCTTTAGAAGCAGTATCGGGTCATGGATTGGTGACTCTACTACAAAGCCTGTAG